A genomic region of Zalophus californianus isolate mZalCal1 chromosome 1, mZalCal1.pri.v2, whole genome shotgun sequence contains the following coding sequences:
- the RTBDN gene encoding retbindin isoform X2: MACRGHTRPKGLTWTLGLTLAWILLGACGGSRPLPAMSRRHHRLAADLGTGQLHLAGSCCPSEMDTPEASDPGMVPERCGDPSPGCESFLGHLQVALHSRFRLLLLGIRQAQPLCSELCDVWFATCENDITCGPTWLSLLEKRDCEPGCTTYDQTFADGADLCRSVLGYALPVAAPGAGHCLNISISVLPGSRQERKAGEITFPRFRRSRISILDAAGSGSGSGGGSGP; this comes from the exons ATGGCCTGCAGGGGCCACACTCGACCCAAGGGACTGACCTGGACCCTAGGACTGACCCTCGCATGGATCCTGCTGGGAGCCTGTGGAGGAAGCCGCCCACTCCCAGCTATGTCCCGGAGACATCATAGGCTGGCGGCCGATCTTGGCACAGGTCAGCTGCACCTTGCAG GGTCCTGTTGTCCCTCAGAGATGGACACGCCAGAGGCATCGGACCCTGGGATGGTCCCAGAACGCTGTGGGGACCCGAGCCCCGG GTGCGAATCCTTTCTGGGACACCTCCAAGTTGCCCTCCACAGTCGCTTCCGCCTGCTGTTACTGGGGATACGCCAAGCGCAGCCGCTCTGCTCCGAGCTCTGCGATGTCTG GTTTGCCACCTGCGAAAACGATATCACCTGCGGCCCGACTTGGCTCTCACTTCTAGAAAAGAGGGACTGTGAGCCTGGCTGCACTACCTATGACCAG acctTCGCTGACGGGGCGGACCTTTGCCGTTCCGTTCTGGGCTACGCGCTGCCGGTGGCAGCTCCTGGCGCCGGTCACTGCCTCAACATTTCCATCTCGGTACTGCCGGGTTCCAGACAGGAACGGAAGGCCGGGGAAATCACCTTCCCGCGTTTCCGCCGTTCACGCATCTCGATCCTGGATGCTGCGGGCAGCGGGAGTGGCAGTGGAGGCGGCAGCGGCCCCTAG
- the RTBDN gene encoding retbindin isoform X1 has protein sequence MACRGHTRPKGLTWTLGLTLAWILLGACGGSRPLPAMSRRHHRLAADLGTGQLHLAEMDTPEASDPGMVPERCGDPSPGCESFLGHLQVALHSRFRLLLLGIRQAQPLCSELCDVWFATCENDITCGPTWLSLLEKRDCEPGCTTYDQTFADGADLCRSVLGYALPVAAPGAGHCLNISISVLPGSRQERKAGEITFPRFRRSRISILDAAGSGSGSGGGSGP, from the exons ATGGCCTGCAGGGGCCACACTCGACCCAAGGGACTGACCTGGACCCTAGGACTGACCCTCGCATGGATCCTGCTGGGAGCCTGTGGAGGAAGCCGCCCACTCCCAGCTATGTCCCGGAGACATCATAGGCTGGCGGCCGATCTTGGCACAGGTCAGCTGCACCTTGCAG AGATGGACACGCCAGAGGCATCGGACCCTGGGATGGTCCCAGAACGCTGTGGGGACCCGAGCCCCGG GTGCGAATCCTTTCTGGGACACCTCCAAGTTGCCCTCCACAGTCGCTTCCGCCTGCTGTTACTGGGGATACGCCAAGCGCAGCCGCTCTGCTCCGAGCTCTGCGATGTCTG GTTTGCCACCTGCGAAAACGATATCACCTGCGGCCCGACTTGGCTCTCACTTCTAGAAAAGAGGGACTGTGAGCCTGGCTGCACTACCTATGACCAG acctTCGCTGACGGGGCGGACCTTTGCCGTTCCGTTCTGGGCTACGCGCTGCCGGTGGCAGCTCCTGGCGCCGGTCACTGCCTCAACATTTCCATCTCGGTACTGCCGGGTTCCAGACAGGAACGGAAGGCCGGGGAAATCACCTTCCCGCGTTTCCGCCGTTCACGCATCTCGATCCTGGATGCTGCGGGCAGCGGGAGTGGCAGTGGAGGCGGCAGCGGCCCCTAG